The genomic region TTTGGCTCTCAAAACGTAAGCAGTATGGAAATGAAGCGCGGACTTTTCAAAGTGGCAAAAGGAGAGAAGTTGCTCTTTAAACCTGCAGCTGAAGCTGAAAAGGATTATTGACTGACTAACAAGTTTCTTTCGATGAATTGATTCTTAATAGTTTGGAGCCTCAAGGTTTAATAATGGAATATAGGAACTCAGGATAGTGAATTCAGAATTGTCTGGATATCTTCTTCTGAGTTCTTAAACCAAACTCCATAGACAACTAATAACGAACAACTGACAAATCATGCCCCTCCAATTCAACGAATTTTATCACGAGAATACAGGCTTAACAATTGGATTAAAAAAGCTGCTTTTTTCAGAGCAGAGTGATTACCAGCTGGTAGAAGTGTACGAAACGGATACCTGGGGCCACCTGATGACCATTGATGGAATGGTGATGTTGTCTGAGAAAGACGAGTTTGTGTACCATGAAATGGTTGCTCATCCTGTGATGTTTGCACATCCTAACCCGGAAAAAGTGCTGATTATTGGAGGCGGGGACGGAGGGACGGCTCGTGAAGTGTTAAAGCATTCATCAGTTAAACATGTGGATATGGTGGAAATTGATGAAGCTGTAGTTCGTGCCTCAGAACAGTTTTTCCCGGGTATTGGAGCTTGGGATGATAAGAGGCTTAAGGTATTATTTGAAGATGGTATCGCCTTTGTTAAAGCTGCAAAAGCTGAATATGATGTGGTTATTATCGATGGTTCCGACCCGGTAGGACCGGCTGAAGGACTCTTTGAAAAGGATTTTTTTCAATTTTGTTTTGATGCATTGAAGGAAGACGGGGTACTCTCGGCTCAAACTGAATCTCCGTGGGTGCAGGAATATCATAAAAGCATAAAAAAAGTATTTAAGGCGCTTCAAGAGGTTTTTACCGAGACAGAGATGTATTTAGGTTTTATACCATTATATCCTGCCGGTATGTGGTCTTTTGCCTTTGCATCCAAAGGAGTGCAAGTACAATCTGATGAGGTTTTAGAGAGGGTAGAAAAAGGTCTGACAGAATTTAGTGATTCTTTAAAGTACTATAATAAAGAAGTTCATCAGGGCGCCTTTGCATTGCCTGGCTTTGTTAAAGAAATCATTCAATAATTCTTCCCCTTAGAATTTGGAGAAATAATTTAAGTAGGTGAGCT from Gracilimonas sp. harbors:
- the speE gene encoding polyamine aminopropyltransferase, with the translated sequence MPLQFNEFYHENTGLTIGLKKLLFSEQSDYQLVEVYETDTWGHLMTIDGMVMLSEKDEFVYHEMVAHPVMFAHPNPEKVLIIGGGDGGTAREVLKHSSVKHVDMVEIDEAVVRASEQFFPGIGAWDDKRLKVLFEDGIAFVKAAKAEYDVVIIDGSDPVGPAEGLFEKDFFQFCFDALKEDGVLSAQTESPWVQEYHKSIKKVFKALQEVFTETEMYLGFIPLYPAGMWSFAFASKGVQVQSDEVLERVEKGLTEFSDSLKYYNKEVHQGAFALPGFVKEIIQ